A single region of the Candidatus Fermentibacter sp. genome encodes:
- a CDS encoding vitamin B12-dependent ribonucleotide reductase → MESDLFGRIAEAPPEEPAEAPVEPGFSRNAEVVLRKRYLKRSPEGEILETPREMLWRVAASVAVAETRFNGGSADRWTTRFFNMMARLEFLPNSPTLMNAGRDLGQLSACFVLPVEDDMESIFEAVKNTALIHKSGGGTGFSFSRIRPKDDVVLSTRGISSGPISFMTVFDKATETIKQGGVRRGANMAVLSVDHPDILEFIDAKRDMQILNNFNLSVALTDRFMDCLDRDADFTLNNPRTGEPVSTLRASDVFRKIVDSAWASGEPGIIFIDRMNEANPTPQLGRIEATNPCGEQPLLPFEACNLGSVNVAAHLANAPDGSRILDWESLDRTVRNSVRFLDDVIEVNRYPLPQIEKMVEGNRKIGLGLMGFADALFEMCIPYDSEDALKFAEKLMSFVHSKARRASEDLARERGAFPNYRGSALEMQGLPPMRNATVTTIAPTGSISILAGCSSGIEPAFALAYERRNILDEGDELTEMVPAFEAAVVRRGCCTPGILAAVREKGICRGVSGVPDDIQRVFATSHDVTPSYHVRMQAAFQKYTDNAVSKTVNLPESATVEDVADVYGLAFRLRCKGVTVYRDRSRDSQVLNIGKAPGARVVSVEPAPPAKAVKQGPRPRPEVTTGVTRRVKTGCGNLYVTINEDEYGPVEIFTQMGKAGGCAASQAEAISRLVSLALRSHTPLEAVVRELKGISCHRVVWQGGDRILSCADAIGRTLEWHSGQRTDTVEGAVGGPEAIPETVTLEDDLQNHAGACPNCGGPLKYESGCVACALNCGYSECG, encoded by the coding sequence CGTTGCCGTGGCCGAGACCCGCTTCAACGGCGGAAGCGCCGACCGCTGGACCACCCGCTTCTTCAACATGATGGCCAGGCTCGAATTCCTGCCCAACTCCCCTACCCTCATGAATGCGGGAAGGGACCTCGGACAGCTCTCGGCCTGCTTCGTCCTGCCTGTCGAGGACGACATGGAGAGCATCTTCGAGGCGGTCAAGAACACCGCGCTCATCCACAAGAGCGGCGGAGGGACGGGGTTCTCGTTCTCCCGGATCCGTCCGAAGGACGACGTCGTGCTCTCCACCAGAGGGATCTCGAGCGGCCCGATATCATTCATGACCGTGTTCGACAAGGCCACCGAGACCATAAAGCAGGGCGGCGTGCGGCGGGGAGCCAACATGGCCGTGCTGTCCGTCGACCACCCCGACATCCTCGAATTCATCGACGCCAAGCGCGACATGCAGATCCTCAACAACTTCAACCTCTCCGTCGCGCTCACGGACAGATTCATGGACTGCCTCGACCGCGACGCCGACTTCACGCTCAACAACCCGCGCACCGGCGAGCCCGTGTCCACGCTCCGGGCTTCCGACGTATTCAGGAAGATCGTCGATTCCGCATGGGCCTCCGGCGAACCGGGGATCATCTTCATCGACAGGATGAACGAGGCGAACCCGACCCCCCAGCTCGGCAGGATAGAGGCCACCAATCCCTGCGGTGAGCAGCCCCTCCTGCCGTTCGAGGCGTGCAACCTCGGGTCCGTGAACGTCGCGGCTCACCTCGCGAACGCACCCGACGGCTCGAGGATCCTCGACTGGGAATCCCTCGACCGCACGGTGAGGAATTCCGTCCGCTTCCTCGACGACGTGATAGAGGTCAACCGCTACCCCCTCCCGCAGATCGAGAAGATGGTGGAGGGGAACAGGAAGATAGGGCTCGGCCTGATGGGCTTCGCCGACGCCCTGTTCGAGATGTGCATCCCCTACGACTCCGAGGATGCCCTGAAGTTCGCCGAGAAGCTGATGTCCTTCGTTCATTCGAAGGCGCGCAGGGCCAGCGAGGACCTGGCCCGGGAGAGGGGCGCCTTCCCCAACTACAGGGGCAGTGCGCTGGAGATGCAGGGGCTCCCGCCGATGAGGAACGCGACGGTCACCACGATAGCCCCCACGGGATCGATCAGCATCCTTGCGGGGTGCTCGAGCGGCATAGAACCGGCATTCGCCCTGGCCTACGAGAGGCGCAACATCCTCGACGAAGGCGACGAACTGACCGAGATGGTCCCCGCCTTCGAGGCCGCCGTCGTCAGGAGGGGCTGCTGCACCCCCGGCATCCTGGCCGCCGTCAGGGAGAAGGGGATCTGCCGCGGGGTCTCCGGGGTGCCCGACGACATACAGCGCGTGTTCGCCACCTCGCACGACGTCACGCCCTCATATCACGTCAGGATGCAGGCGGCATTCCAGAAGTACACGGACAACGCGGTCTCGAAGACGGTCAACCTCCCCGAGTCCGCCACCGTGGAGGACGTGGCCGACGTCTACGGGCTGGCGTTCAGGCTGCGCTGCAAGGGTGTCACCGTGTACCGTGACAGGAGCAGGGACAGCCAGGTGCTGAACATCGGGAAGGCGCCCGGCGCCAGGGTCGTCTCGGTGGAACCGGCGCCTCCGGCGAAGGCCGTGAAGCAGGGGCCGAGGCCGAGGCCCGAGGTGACCACCGGCGTGACGCGGCGGGTGAAGACCGGCTGCGGAAACCTGTACGTGACGATCAACGAGGACGAGTACGGCCCGGTGGAGATCTTCACGCAGATGGGCAAGGCGGGCGGGTGCGCCGCCTCACAGGCCGAGGCCATAAGCAGGCTCGTCTCGCTGGCCCTCAGGTCGCACACCCCGCTCGAGGCGGTCGTGCGGGAACTGAAGGGGATAAGCTGCCACAGGGTGGTCTGGCAGGGGGGGGACAGGATACTCTCCTGCGCCGATGCGATAGGCAGGACACTGGAATGGCACAGCGGGCAGCGCACGGACACCGTCGAGGGCGCGGTCGGCGGGCCCGAGGCCATCCCCGAGACGGTCACCCTGGAGGACGACCTCCAGAACCACGCCGGGGCCTGCCCCAACTGCGGCGGGCCTCTCAAGTACGAGTCGGGATGTGTGGCCTGCGCCCTGAACTGCGGCTACTCGGAATGCGGCTGA
- a CDS encoding transcriptional coactivator p15/PC4 family protein, with product MDKTVLEIEKGEDLIRLVLKEFKGRQYVDARVFYMSETGEWMPTKKGLSMTPEIAAKISEGITKALEELGTRPADEKKAAAPKRTKAAKADPDY from the coding sequence ATGGACAAGACCGTTCTGGAGATCGAGAAGGGCGAGGATCTGATAAGGCTGGTCCTCAAGGAGTTCAAGGGCAGGCAGTACGTCGACGCCAGGGTCTTCTACATGTCGGAGACAGGCGAGTGGATGCCCACGAAGAAGGGCCTCAGCATGACCCCGGAGATAGCCGCGAAGATCTCGGAGGGGATCACGAAGGCCCTCGAGGAGCTCGGGACCCGGCCGGCCGACGAGAAGAAGGCGGCCGCGCCGAAGAGGACGAAGGCCGCCAAGGCCGATCCGGACTACTAA
- the cdd gene encoding cytidine deaminase — protein MTDAMAGAAREATRFCHAPYSGFRVAAVLEDAGGCLHTGVNVENASYGLSICAERAAVVGAVSRGATVFRRILVHSPDGRAVPCGACRQVLAEFCGDDTPVVILLPDGRTEETTLGALLPDAFRLDPPDA, from the coding sequence ATGACGGATGCGATGGCCGGGGCGGCCCGCGAGGCGACAAGGTTCTGCCATGCCCCCTATTCCGGCTTCAGGGTCGCGGCGGTGCTCGAGGACGCCGGAGGCTGCCTGCACACGGGAGTCAACGTCGAGAACGCGTCCTACGGCCTGTCGATCTGCGCGGAGCGCGCTGCGGTGGTCGGCGCGGTCTCCCGCGGGGCGACCGTCTTCAGGAGGATACTGGTGCACTCCCCCGACGGGAGGGCGGTCCCTTGCGGAGCCTGCCGCCAGGTCCTGGCCGAGTTCTGCGGGGACGACACGCCCGTGGTCATCCTGCTCCCGGACGGCCGGACAGAGGAGACCACCCTCGGAGCGCTCCTCCCGGATGCGTTCCGACTCGACCCCCCGGATGCTTGA
- a CDS encoding phosphopentomutase, giving the protein MIRSGRAVLLVLDGVGAGALPDAASYGDSGADTLGNLSRAAGGLSLPNLGAMGLGNLHRILGVDPVPAPTASWGRLAELSAGKDSTTGHWEMMGLVSRVPFPTYPAGFPAGIIGAFERATGRPTIGNRPASGTGIIEELCAEHFRTGAFIVYTSADSVFQIAAHEDVIPVDELYAACEAARRILVAPDGVARVIARPFRGVCGALERTPRRRDFSLPPHGPTLLDALERAGIPRGGVGKIDDLFAHRGIGTRHVADNAEALRELGSMLAGGAGGLIFANLVDFDMKWGHRNDVDGFARGLEEADRVLPGLLGRLGPDDILVITADHGNDPTTDGTDHTREYAPLLCYSPGVPGRALGDRGSFSDIAATLSEFFGLDAGLPGISFLQGKGGPSR; this is encoded by the coding sequence ATGATCCGGAGCGGGAGGGCCGTGCTCCTCGTCCTCGACGGAGTGGGAGCCGGCGCCCTCCCGGATGCGGCCTCGTACGGAGACTCGGGGGCCGACACGCTGGGCAACCTCTCCAGGGCCGCCGGGGGGCTTTCCCTGCCGAATCTCGGGGCCATGGGCCTGGGCAACCTGCACCGGATCCTGGGGGTGGATCCCGTCCCGGCGCCGACGGCGTCCTGGGGCAGGCTCGCCGAGCTCTCCGCCGGCAAGGATTCCACGACGGGGCACTGGGAGATGATGGGCCTGGTGAGCCGGGTGCCGTTCCCCACCTATCCGGCCGGCTTCCCGGCCGGGATCATCGGGGCATTCGAGCGCGCGACCGGCAGGCCCACCATCGGGAACAGGCCCGCCTCGGGCACGGGCATCATCGAGGAGCTCTGCGCGGAACACTTCCGGACCGGGGCCTTCATCGTGTACACCTCGGCCGACAGCGTATTCCAGATCGCCGCGCACGAGGACGTCATCCCGGTGGACGAGCTGTACGCCGCCTGCGAAGCGGCCAGGAGGATACTCGTCGCGCCGGACGGAGTGGCGAGGGTCATCGCCCGGCCCTTCAGGGGGGTCTGCGGCGCCCTCGAACGGACCCCGCGCAGGAGGGACTTCTCCCTGCCGCCTCACGGGCCGACGCTCCTCGACGCGCTCGAACGGGCGGGGATCCCCCGCGGCGGGGTGGGCAAGATCGACGACCTCTTCGCGCACAGGGGGATCGGCACGAGGCACGTCGCGGACAATGCGGAGGCGCTCCGGGAGCTGGGCTCCATGCTGGCCGGCGGTGCAGGGGGGCTCATCTTCGCCAACCTGGTGGACTTCGACATGAAATGGGGTCACAGGAACGATGTGGACGGGTTCGCCAGGGGCCTGGAGGAGGCCGACCGGGTCCTGCCCGGGCTCCTCGGAAGGCTCGGGCCGGACGACATCCTCGTCATCACTGCCGACCACGGCAACGACCCGACGACGGACGGCACCGACCACACCAGGGAGTACGCGCCGCTGCTCTGCTACTCGCCGGGAGTGCCGGGAAGGGCCCTCGGGGACAGGGGGAGCTTCAGCGACATAGCAGCCACGCTGTCGGAGTTCTTCGGGCTCGATGCCGGGCTCCCGGGGATCTCGTTCCTCCAGGGGAAGGGAGGGCCTTCGAGATGA
- a CDS encoding cyclic nucleotide-binding domain-containing protein yields MHGDVFRSAYLFKDLPAEELDPFLEAARFLSFAPDTTVISEGADGGDLYLILSGSVRVTKGIEGGGEHVIGLLRKGDFFGEMALIDNLPRSATVHAHERADLAVIPRRDIARIFETRPVTAYRVMRSFAEVLSYRLREANDRMRTLAHLERTF; encoded by the coding sequence ATGCACGGGGACGTGTTCAGGTCGGCATACCTGTTCAAGGACCTCCCCGCCGAGGAGCTGGATCCTTTCCTGGAGGCGGCCAGGTTCCTGTCGTTCGCGCCAGACACCACGGTGATCTCCGAGGGTGCGGACGGCGGCGACCTGTACCTGATCCTCTCGGGCAGCGTGAGGGTGACCAAGGGCATAGAGGGCGGGGGTGAGCATGTCATCGGCCTGCTGAGGAAGGGCGACTTCTTCGGCGAGATGGCGCTCATAGACAATCTCCCGAGGAGCGCGACGGTCCACGCGCACGAGCGGGCGGACCTGGCCGTGATCCCCCGGCGCGACATCGCCAGGATATTCGAGACCCGGCCGGTCACGGCCTACAGGGTGATGAGATCCTTCGCCGAGGTCCTCTCCTACCGTCTCCGTGAAGCCAACGACAGGATGCGGACCCTGGCCCATCTCGAGAGGACCTTCTGA
- a CDS encoding NFACT family protein has protein sequence MFYAVVAGRLDELLSGAGTASAGAGRDGRVVLRLSGGRGRLVLSASPENQSVSIEPDSQADGTEPWDSLLSGCVLTGVSQHGSDRLLLFRLKKEKAYRSSALTLRFEAAGRNANVVLTRDGDDRILACTRIVTRTMSRFRTIAPGGIYAPPPPSGLPPSEWGSREAAAVLSGATSPRPIYTLLEGVGPQTASAMLAEAYAAGTDPAGVAEILAEALTNRSFKPWKGPWGPMPVPLGPGEPLEDPLSAFDSSRGAGEGARLASFLARSASSAREARERLDHLRAMLAGLPDSDTLRLWGQMLLASAGAIPRGASEARLEDWEGVIRTIPLRPSRSAAENAARYFRKAGNTEAEASSLAGRIAALEERIEAIEKAAAEAAEEGAAPAAEPSRRRPPGPAGPMPVEISEGWTCFIGRNSRNNEEVTFRVGRRGDWWLHARGVPGPHVVLRGEPGRGNPPASVLRRAAELAAEGAACTSSVVPVDWTMVQHVRRMKGGRPGEVTYTQEKTIFVSPSGAGGRRIRGRGRAFDPD, from the coding sequence GTGTTCTACGCGGTGGTGGCCGGGAGGCTCGATGAGCTCCTTTCGGGCGCCGGGACGGCGTCTGCCGGCGCAGGCCGCGACGGCCGGGTGGTGCTGAGGCTCTCGGGGGGAAGGGGCCGCCTGGTCCTGTCCGCCTCACCGGAGAACCAGAGCGTCTCGATCGAACCGGACTCGCAGGCGGACGGAACGGAACCGTGGGACTCCCTTCTCTCGGGATGCGTTCTGACGGGCGTATCGCAGCACGGCTCCGACAGGCTCCTCCTCTTCCGCCTGAAGAAGGAGAAGGCCTACAGGTCCTCGGCCTTGACCCTCAGGTTCGAGGCGGCCGGCAGGAATGCGAATGTCGTACTCACACGCGACGGCGACGACCGGATACTGGCCTGCACCAGGATCGTCACCAGGACGATGAGCAGGTTCCGCACGATAGCTCCGGGGGGGATCTACGCGCCTCCGCCCCCTTCGGGGCTCCCGCCCTCGGAATGGGGCTCGCGCGAGGCGGCTGCGGTCCTCTCCGGCGCGACCTCGCCCCGGCCGATATACACGCTCCTTGAGGGCGTCGGGCCGCAGACCGCCTCGGCCATGCTGGCCGAGGCCTACGCAGCGGGAACCGACCCCGCAGGGGTCGCGGAGATCCTCGCGGAGGCCCTGACGAACCGGAGCTTCAAGCCATGGAAGGGCCCCTGGGGGCCCATGCCCGTGCCGCTGGGCCCGGGAGAGCCCCTCGAGGATCCGCTGTCGGCCTTCGATTCCTCCCGCGGGGCCGGGGAGGGGGCCAGGCTCGCCTCCTTCCTGGCCAGATCGGCTTCCTCGGCCCGGGAGGCGCGCGAGAGGCTCGACCACCTGCGCGCCATGCTGGCCGGTCTCCCGGATTCGGACACTCTCAGGCTGTGGGGGCAGATGCTCCTCGCCTCGGCGGGCGCCATACCGCGCGGAGCCTCGGAAGCCCGCCTGGAGGACTGGGAGGGAGTGATCCGGACCATACCGCTGCGCCCCTCCCGCTCCGCCGCCGAGAACGCCGCCAGGTACTTCCGGAAGGCCGGGAACACCGAGGCCGAGGCGTCATCCCTCGCCGGTCGCATCGCCGCCCTGGAGGAGAGGATCGAGGCCATCGAGAAGGCTGCGGCGGAGGCGGCCGAGGAAGGCGCCGCACCCGCGGCGGAGCCTTCCCGGAGGCGCCCGCCGGGTCCCGCCGGACCCATGCCCGTCGAGATATCGGAGGGCTGGACCTGCTTCATCGGGAGGAACTCCAGGAACAACGAGGAGGTGACCTTCAGGGTGGGCAGGAGGGGCGACTGGTGGCTCCACGCGAGGGGAGTGCCAGGGCCGCACGTGGTCCTGAGGGGCGAACCCGGCAGGGGGAACCCGCCGGCCTCCGTCCTCAGGAGGGCGGCCGAGCTGGCCGCGGAGGGAGCGGCCTGCACATCCTCGGTGGTCCCGGTGGACTGGACCATGGTGCAGCACGTCAGGAGGATGAAGGGCGGAAGGCCTGGCGAGGTGACCTACACGCAGGAGAAGACGATCTTCGTAAGCCCGTCCGGTGCCGGCGGGCGCAGGATCAGGGGGAGGGGGAGGGCTTTTGACCCGGATTGA
- a CDS encoding YicC/YloC family endoribonuclease, whose protein sequence is MTGFGRAGADAGPARLSAEARSVNQKGLNILVSLPEQLAALEQDVREEVRWRFSRGRIELRLTLGVPAGASAPPPVDVARAGEFAKAASLLAGEFGIPAGITGADLLRMPGVARPAWEVDPPEGPAVMDCVRACLDSLAESRRAEGAALAALLSARLVRMRDLASKVAGLQQESVPAAFERMRERVRRLLDGAGVDEQRMLQELAILADRLDVGEELERLECHISSSLALASSDEPDAGRRLGFLLQELQREINTLGSKLETPEGTMIVVEMKNELSTLREQIANVE, encoded by the coding sequence ATGACGGGATTCGGCAGGGCCGGCGCGGATGCCGGTCCGGCCAGACTCTCCGCCGAGGCGCGGAGCGTGAATCAGAAGGGTCTCAACATACTCGTCAGCCTGCCGGAACAGCTCGCGGCCCTCGAACAGGATGTCCGCGAAGAGGTGAGGTGGAGGTTCTCCCGCGGAAGGATCGAGCTCAGGCTGACTCTCGGAGTCCCGGCCGGCGCATCGGCCCCCCCTCCCGTGGATGTCGCCCGCGCCGGAGAATTCGCGAAGGCAGCCTCGCTGCTGGCCGGCGAGTTCGGCATCCCCGCCGGCATCACCGGTGCCGACCTCCTGAGGATGCCCGGTGTCGCGAGGCCCGCCTGGGAGGTGGATCCGCCGGAGGGTCCGGCAGTCATGGACTGCGTGAGAGCCTGCCTGGACAGCCTCGCCGAGTCGCGAAGGGCGGAGGGTGCGGCCCTCGCGGCCCTTCTATCCGCCAGGCTCGTGAGGATGAGGGATCTGGCCTCGAAGGTGGCCGGCCTTCAGCAGGAGTCGGTCCCCGCGGCTTTCGAGAGGATGAGGGAGAGGGTGCGCAGGCTTCTCGACGGCGCAGGGGTGGACGAACAGCGCATGCTCCAGGAACTGGCAATACTGGCCGACAGGCTGGATGTCGGCGAGGAGCTCGAGAGGCTCGAGTGCCACATCTCCAGTTCGCTTGCGCTCGCGTCTTCGGACGAGCCCGACGCGGGCCGCCGGCTCGGGTTCCTCCTGCAGGAGCTGCAGCGCGAGATCAACACCCTCGGATCCAAGCTCGAAACACCCGAGGGCACCATGATCGTCGTGGAGATGAAGAACGAACTGTCCACGCTCCGGGAGCAGATCGCCAATGTCGAGTGA
- the gmk gene encoding guanylate kinase: MSSDAGMLVVLAGPSGAGKTTLARRLVEEVPGFEFSVSTTTRPPRGEERDGTDYFFVSDDRFDELVRCGYFLEWAGVHGRRYGTSRDWVGERLAAGRSVVLDIDVVGARNVRRAVPGAVLVFVAPPSLEVLEGRLRGRGTESGDLLEGRIDAAASEMRWAGAFDYLIVNSDLEAAAARLFAIVEAESARISACDYPRPAGFSPLIRGSQREEWRGRRVLIATGPTREYIDEVRFISNRSSGVMGCELASAFRAAGAAVTLLLGPCRAVPPRAVALERFTDSRDLAGLLGRLARSHDILAMPAAVADFRPTRRVPGKMPRGGGVQLQLEEVEDVSASVSGLCPLLSFSLEFGERVQALSRARRKMEAKGAFASFVNAGGIEGSGMDADANSGVLLLEGGGAVDIPQGSKRFVAESIVSSLPVPGGRGA; encoded by the coding sequence ATGTCGAGTGACGCCGGCATGCTGGTGGTCCTGGCCGGCCCGTCCGGCGCAGGCAAGACCACCCTCGCCAGGAGGCTGGTGGAGGAGGTCCCCGGCTTCGAGTTCTCGGTCAGCACCACTACCAGGCCCCCGAGGGGGGAGGAGCGTGACGGCACCGACTATTTCTTCGTGTCCGACGACCGCTTCGACGAGCTCGTCCGGTGCGGGTACTTCCTCGAGTGGGCCGGGGTCCACGGGCGCCGCTACGGCACCTCGAGGGACTGGGTGGGCGAACGGCTGGCCGCAGGCCGGTCCGTCGTCCTCGACATAGACGTCGTCGGTGCGAGGAACGTCCGCCGGGCCGTCCCCGGCGCCGTGCTGGTGTTCGTGGCGCCTCCCTCCCTGGAGGTCCTCGAAGGGAGGCTGCGCGGCAGGGGGACGGAGTCGGGGGATCTCCTCGAGGGCCGGATCGATGCAGCCGCCTCCGAGATGCGCTGGGCCGGCGCCTTCGACTACCTGATCGTCAACTCGGACCTCGAGGCGGCTGCCGCGAGGCTGTTCGCCATCGTGGAGGCGGAGTCGGCCAGGATCAGTGCATGCGACTATCCCCGACCCGCCGGGTTCTCGCCGCTCATCCGGGGTTCTCAACGTGAGGAGTGGCGCGGGAGGCGGGTCCTGATCGCCACGGGCCCGACGCGCGAGTACATCGACGAGGTCAGGTTCATCTCGAATCGCTCCAGCGGCGTGATGGGCTGCGAGCTCGCATCCGCGTTCCGGGCGGCCGGAGCCGCGGTGACGCTTCTCCTGGGTCCGTGCCGGGCCGTGCCGCCCAGGGCGGTCGCTCTCGAGCGCTTCACGGACTCGAGGGATCTGGCCGGCCTCCTGGGGAGGCTGGCTCGATCCCACGACATCCTCGCCATGCCCGCGGCGGTGGCGGACTTCAGGCCCACCCGCAGGGTCCCGGGGAAGATGCCCCGCGGCGGGGGGGTCCAGCTCCAGCTCGAAGAGGTGGAGGATGTCTCGGCGTCGGTGTCCGGGCTCTGCCCCCTTCTCTCCTTCAGCCTCGAGTTCGGAGAGCGGGTGCAGGCCCTTTCGCGCGCCAGAAGGAAGATGGAGGCCAAGGGGGCCTTCGCGTCGTTCGTGAATGCAGGCGGGATCGAAGGCAGCGGGATGGACGCCGATGCGAACTCCGGCGTGCTCCTGCTCGAGGGCGGGGGAGCCGTGGACATCCCGCAGGGATCCAAGCGCTTCGTCGCCGAGTCGATAGTCTCCTCGCTGCCCGTCCCCGGCGGGCGCGGAGCCTGA
- a CDS encoding uracil-DNA glycosylase → MDPLWAAIGSFGIETVHLPAGRRPSGWDPANGPAKAAGGDTPAPVRGSGRTAVENGPSALDGMAGVRERLGSCEACRLSKTRNSIVFGEGNPCSGVLVVGEGPGASEDETGRPFVGRAGQLLDRILASVGLDRECCYIANVVKCRPPANRVPSQDEADACAWVLDAQIEAIGPGVILALGATAMARLLGLKCPLGQARAAVHDYRGIPVVVTYHPAALLRTEALKRPVWDDMKKLRRLMDEAGLPRRTGIDAG, encoded by the coding sequence GTGGACCCGCTCTGGGCCGCCATAGGCAGCTTCGGCATCGAGACCGTCCATCTCCCGGCTGGCAGGAGGCCTTCCGGCTGGGACCCGGCGAACGGCCCGGCGAAAGCCGCCGGCGGCGACACCCCCGCCCCCGTCCGCGGCAGCGGGCGGACAGCGGTCGAGAATGGTCCCTCCGCTCTCGACGGCATGGCCGGGGTCCGCGAAAGGCTGGGCTCCTGCGAGGCCTGCCGGCTGTCGAAGACCAGGAACAGCATCGTCTTCGGCGAGGGGAACCCCTGCTCGGGCGTGCTCGTCGTCGGCGAAGGCCCGGGGGCCAGCGAGGACGAGACCGGCAGGCCCTTCGTCGGCAGGGCCGGGCAGCTCCTCGACAGGATACTGGCCTCGGTGGGGCTGGACAGGGAGTGCTGCTACATAGCAAACGTGGTCAAATGCAGGCCCCCGGCCAACAGGGTGCCCTCCCAGGACGAGGCGGACGCCTGCGCATGGGTGCTCGACGCCCAGATCGAAGCCATAGGACCCGGGGTTATCCTAGCCCTGGGGGCCACCGCGATGGCGAGGCTGCTGGGATTGAAGTGCCCCCTGGGCCAGGCCCGGGCTGCCGTGCACGACTATCGCGGGATCCCCGTGGTAGTCACGTACCATCCTGCGGCGCTGCTCCGCACGGAAGCCCTCAAGAGGCCGGTGTGGGACGACATGAAGAAGCTCCGCCGGCTGATGGACGAAGCCGGCCTTCCCAGGAGGACGGGCATAGATGCGGGTTGA
- the dnaB gene encoding replicative DNA helicase, protein MRVDPDSAAPRSVDAERGVLAGVMTDPEIAVEVFGLLTPEDFHDARHSYVYRACMSLDSRNRYIDLVTVAEELERQKWLELSGGIDYLTGLADDIPILASVRQYAEIVREKSMLRRLGAASRETIREITEGTLIAAEIIDRAEKRVFDIAEKTADQDFLSMEELVGVGMREFERVSQSDTHITGLSTGFDRLDWMTTGLHGGELVIIAARPSVGKTTLAINMALNIARQSSDTDRQSDGTDRPRGGAVCFFSLEMAGRELIKRILSSESKVGMDVWKGGNMSSQAMLDFTNACDWLSSLPMFVNERAGITSLELRASARRLRKRFGLSAVFVDYLQLMRGVGGEENRQQEIARISGDLKALAKDLDVPVIALSQLSRRAVSHEGPARLPRLSDLRESGAIEQDADLVIFLHEEGGEEAYADRSYPRDRSVKLVIGKQRNGPRGEIDMVFQTELGRFLEMARD, encoded by the coding sequence ATGCGGGTTGATCCGGATTCCGCCGCTCCCAGGAGCGTCGACGCAGAGCGGGGCGTACTGGCCGGTGTGATGACCGACCCCGAGATAGCCGTCGAGGTCTTCGGCCTGCTCACCCCCGAGGACTTCCACGACGCAAGGCATTCGTACGTCTACAGGGCGTGCATGTCCCTGGACTCCAGGAACCGCTACATCGATCTGGTGACCGTCGCCGAGGAGCTGGAGAGGCAGAAGTGGCTCGAGCTCTCCGGCGGGATAGACTACCTGACGGGCCTGGCCGACGACATCCCCATCCTGGCGAGCGTCAGGCAGTATGCCGAGATAGTCCGCGAGAAGTCGATGCTCAGGCGCCTGGGGGCCGCCAGCCGGGAGACCATCCGCGAGATAACCGAAGGCACCCTCATCGCGGCCGAGATCATAGACAGGGCCGAGAAGAGGGTGTTCGACATCGCAGAGAAGACGGCCGACCAGGACTTCCTCTCCATGGAGGAGCTGGTCGGGGTGGGCATGAGGGAGTTCGAGAGGGTAAGCCAGTCCGATACCCACATAACGGGGCTCAGCACGGGCTTCGACAGGCTCGACTGGATGACCACCGGCCTCCACGGCGGCGAGCTGGTGATCATCGCGGCGAGGCCGTCCGTCGGGAAGACGACCCTCGCGATCAACATGGCCCTCAACATCGCAAGGCAGAGCAGCGACACCGATCGTCAGAGCGACGGCACAGACCGGCCACGCGGCGGTGCGGTCTGCTTCTTCAGCCTCGAGATGGCCGGGCGCGAACTGATCAAGAGGATCCTGTCCTCCGAATCCAAGGTCGGGATGGACGTGTGGAAGGGCGGGAACATGTCCAGCCAGGCCATGCTCGACTTCACCAATGCCTGCGACTGGCTCTCCTCGCTGCCCATGTTCGTCAACGAGCGGGCCGGCATCACCTCGCTCGAGCTCCGCGCCAGCGCGAGGAGGCTGCGCAAGAGGTTCGGCCTTTCCGCCGTCTTCGTCGACTATCTCCAGCTCATGAGAGGGGTTGGCGGAGAGGAGAACAGACAGCAGGAGATAGCCAGGATTTCCGGCGACCTGAAGGCGCTCGCCAAGGATCTCGACGTTCCGGTGATCGCCCTTTCCCAGCTCTCCAGGCGGGCGGTCTCGCACGAAGGCCCCGCCCGGCTCCCGAGGCTCAGCGATCTGAGGGAGAGCGGTGCCATCGAGCAGGATGCCGACCTCGTCATCTTCCTGCACGAGGAAGGCGGCGAGGAGGCGTATGCCGACAGGAGCTACCCCCGTGACCGCTCGGTCAAGCTCGTGATCGGCAAGCAGAGGAACGGCCCCAGGGGCGAGATCGACATGGTCTTCCAGACCGAGCTGGGGAGGTTCCTGGAGATGGCGCGGGACTAG